From the genome of Solidesulfovibrio carbinolicus, one region includes:
- a CDS encoding IS1595 family transposase gives MPKPYSQMDLISFQKQFSTEEACRERLFTLRWPEGFRCPKCGCQESYRIENRTLFQCVECRHQTSLTAGTIMHRTRTPLVKWFWAIFLVSTDKRGLSALALSRKIDIGLKCAWTMLHKIRKAMETRDAGYQLAGLIQVDDAFFKGGVSKGGDKRGRGTDKVPVIVMAAVKDEAITFAKMEVVEDVESDSIKSVLGVHVAPGQTVRSDGFPAYNVVKDIGLTHDKQIVYPKHGAPRYDVLKWVNILVSNAKAFILGTYHGVQKKHLQRYLDEFCYRFNRRFWPGQAFDRLLLACSRSGPITYAELRG, from the coding sequence ATGCCCAAGCCCTACAGCCAGATGGACCTCATTTCTTTCCAGAAACAGTTCTCCACGGAAGAGGCTTGCCGGGAGCGACTCTTCACCTTGCGTTGGCCGGAAGGCTTTCGATGCCCAAAGTGTGGCTGTCAAGAGTCGTATCGCATAGAAAATCGCACGCTGTTTCAATGTGTTGAGTGTAGGCATCAAACGTCGCTCACTGCTGGAACAATTATGCACCGGACCAGGACACCGCTGGTCAAATGGTTCTGGGCAATTTTCCTCGTCAGCACTGATAAACGCGGCCTCTCGGCTCTGGCCCTGTCGCGAAAGATCGATATCGGCCTCAAGTGTGCATGGACCATGCTGCATAAGATTCGCAAAGCGATGGAAACCCGCGACGCCGGTTACCAATTGGCTGGACTCATCCAGGTCGATGATGCCTTTTTCAAAGGCGGAGTTAGCAAAGGTGGCGACAAGCGCGGGCGAGGTACTGACAAGGTTCCCGTAATCGTCATGGCCGCCGTGAAAGACGAAGCCATCACCTTCGCAAAAATGGAAGTTGTCGAAGACGTCGAAAGCGACTCAATCAAGTCTGTCCTGGGGGTGCATGTTGCTCCTGGTCAAACGGTTCGCTCCGATGGGTTTCCAGCCTACAACGTCGTCAAGGACATCGGACTGACCCATGACAAGCAGATCGTCTACCCCAAGCACGGCGCTCCTCGGTATGACGTTTTGAAGTGGGTCAACATTCTAGTATCCAACGCAAAAGCTTTCATACTGGGCACATATCACGGGGTTCAGAAGAAACATCTTCAACGTTATCTTGACGAATTCTGCTATCGTTTCAATCGTCGTTTCTGGCCAGGCCAAGCTTTTGATCGCCTGCTGCTGGCCTGCTCACGGTCAGGCCCCATAACCTATGCTGAGTTGAGGGGATAG
- a CDS encoding class I SAM-dependent rRNA methyltransferase, producing MQRKPLTLRNNEERRLRAGHLWVFSNEVDTKKTPLTAFAPGEEAVVTASRGRPLGVATVNPGSLICARLVDRDPEAVLDADFFRARLREALALRQRLYPTPHYRLLFSEGDHLPGLVLDRFGDVVVGQCNTAGMDARKALILEALLAELSPRTVIWRNDSASRDLEGLPRTVEVAHGEAPEHLDVEEDGARFAVPALGGQKTGWFYDMRENRSKLCRLVAGRTVLDLFAYAGAFGVRAALAGAAKVVCLDSSETACSMAAENAARNGVADRVTVVRADAADYLEAADAEGRTFDVVSLDPPALVKRKKDLEAGLKAYERFNRLAMDVVADGGLLMTCSCSQHVDAYELRRAALRAAAGRNLRAQILDQGRQGPDHPGHPAMAETEYLKSFLLRLVRP from the coding sequence ATGCAACGCAAGCCCCTTACCCTGCGCAACAACGAGGAACGCCGCCTGCGGGCCGGACACCTGTGGGTGTTCAGCAACGAGGTGGATACGAAAAAAACCCCGCTGACCGCCTTCGCCCCGGGCGAGGAAGCCGTCGTGACGGCCTCGCGCGGCCGGCCCCTGGGTGTGGCCACGGTCAACCCCGGCTCGCTCATCTGCGCCCGGCTCGTCGACCGCGACCCGGAAGCCGTCCTTGACGCCGACTTTTTCCGCGCCCGGCTGCGCGAAGCCCTGGCCCTGCGCCAGCGGCTCTACCCCACGCCCCATTACCGGCTGCTTTTCTCCGAAGGCGACCATCTGCCCGGGCTGGTCCTGGACCGCTTCGGCGACGTGGTTGTCGGCCAGTGCAACACCGCCGGCATGGACGCGCGCAAAGCCCTGATCCTGGAGGCGCTGCTGGCCGAACTCTCGCCCCGGACCGTCATCTGGCGCAACGACAGCGCCTCGCGCGATCTCGAAGGCCTGCCCCGGACCGTGGAAGTCGCCCACGGCGAGGCTCCCGAGCACCTCGACGTCGAGGAGGACGGGGCGCGCTTCGCCGTGCCGGCCCTGGGCGGCCAGAAGACCGGCTGGTTCTACGACATGCGCGAGAACCGCTCCAAACTGTGCCGGCTGGTTGCCGGGCGCACGGTGCTCGACCTTTTCGCCTACGCCGGAGCCTTTGGCGTGCGGGCCGCCCTGGCCGGCGCGGCCAAGGTGGTCTGCCTGGATTCGTCGGAAACGGCTTGTTCCATGGCCGCCGAGAACGCCGCCCGAAACGGCGTGGCCGACCGGGTGACGGTGGTGCGGGCCGACGCGGCCGATTATCTCGAAGCCGCCGACGCCGAAGGCCGGACCTTCGACGTCGTCAGCCTGGACCCGCCGGCCCTGGTCAAACGCAAAAAAGACCTGGAAGCGGGACTCAAGGCCTACGAACGCTTCAACCGGCTGGCCATGGACGTGGTGGCCGACGGCGGCCTGCTCATGACCTGCTCCTGCTCCCAGCACGTGGACGCCTACGAACTGCGCCGGGCCGCCCTGCGCGCCGCCGCCGGCCGCAACTTGCGGGCCCAGATCCTCGACCAGGGCCGCCAAGGACCGGACCACCCCGGCCACCCGGCCATGGCCGAGACAGAGTACTTGAAGTCGTTTTTGCTGCGGCTGGTGCGGCCGTAG
- a CDS encoding ABC transporter substrate-binding protein — protein MRLVACLTLCCALLAWGCGRDEPILIGYSGPLTGGRADLGVQGRNGATLAVEDVNARGGVAGRPLALVACDDGATPESAVEADAQLIKAGVAAIVGHMTSAQTLAALPQAAAAGVVMLSPTTTAPELSGKTDLFFRVLPDNLATAQTLARYAARHGRGPACLLGDTDNLPYVQSFLDAFDQAYAEAGGQVACRRMYSSREGIDWAALLDAATQNGVGAVVAAASAKDVAALARAMDAAGARLPILCPAWPYTREILTMGGRSVDGIVFAASYTEDNPRPRFQDFMRRYQERFGWPANFAAVSAYEAVEVLAAALGRTGGRTAGLPEALLALGQQEGLMGPFAFDAYGDVHRQTFLVTIRDGRFSALEGD, from the coding sequence ATGCGTCTTGTCGCCTGTTTGACCTTATGCTGCGCCCTGCTGGCCTGGGGCTGCGGCCGGGACGAACCCATCCTCATCGGCTACAGCGGACCCCTCACCGGCGGCCGGGCCGATCTCGGGGTGCAGGGCCGCAACGGCGCGACCCTGGCCGTGGAGGACGTAAACGCCCGGGGCGGCGTCGCCGGCCGGCCGCTTGCGCTTGTGGCCTGCGACGACGGGGCCACGCCGGAAAGCGCCGTGGAAGCCGATGCCCAGCTCATCAAGGCCGGGGTTGCGGCCATCGTGGGCCACATGACCAGCGCCCAGACCCTGGCCGCCTTGCCCCAGGCCGCCGCCGCCGGCGTGGTCATGCTCTCGCCGACCACGACCGCTCCCGAACTTTCGGGAAAAACAGATCTGTTTTTCCGCGTGCTGCCCGACAATCTGGCCACAGCCCAGACGTTGGCCCGCTACGCCGCGCGGCATGGGCGCGGACCGGCATGCCTCCTTGGCGATACGGACAACCTCCCGTACGTCCAAAGCTTCCTGGACGCCTTCGACCAGGCCTACGCCGAGGCCGGCGGGCAGGTGGCCTGCCGCCGGATGTATTCCTCCCGAGAGGGCATCGACTGGGCGGCCCTGCTGGACGCCGCGACGCAAAACGGCGTCGGGGCCGTGGTGGCCGCCGCCTCGGCCAAGGATGTGGCCGCCCTGGCCAGGGCCATGGACGCGGCCGGCGCGCGGCTGCCCATCCTGTGCCCCGCCTGGCCCTACACCCGGGAGATATTGACCATGGGCGGGCGTAGCGTGGACGGCATTGTGTTCGCGGCCAGCTACACCGAGGACAACCCTCGGCCGCGGTTCCAGGACTTCATGCGCCGCTACCAGGAACGCTTCGGCTGGCCGGCCAACTTCGCCGCCGTGTCCGCCTACGAGGCCGTGGAGGTTCTTGCCGCCGCCCTGGGCCGCACTGGCGGCCGCACGGCGGGCTTGCCCGAGGCTTTGCTGGCCTTGGGCCAGCAGGAAGGCCTCATGGGGCCCTTCGCCTTTGACGCCTACGGCGACGTGCACCGCCAGACCTTTCTGGTCACCATCCGAGACGGGCGGTTTTCGGCCCTTGAGGGAGACTGA
- a CDS encoding sensor histidine kinase: protein MRTSPLSRVVGRSLFVRLVAPGLALLALLATATAGLQWRAMERDNVRLARTLAAFVSAYLDNAYGSLEVFARRLPDTQGAASGEALGELLLFSPSMRRLLWIDAAGMVAQTAPAGQAGADFPLQFDRLRGERLMLSRPLPSPMDGRLCVYLGVRGPKGTILAGELDLGGLAQQLPSMAGMPDARVMACDAYGNLIVHPESRLVAEQANIGDSPLFLAAKAGQRRVVYAQGGRLWLGTAGKAEPGDWLVLLAVPVWELVAPALYPTGLLFVFMAGAFVLTYGLLRKELRERVEEPLARFAASLPKSVDGTEGSAPFAELSVFEGAFDEMAKALVKNERLFRSSFEQAAVGMGHAAPDGAWLRVNDRLCGLAGRGRAELLAGSLDGLADGEDREALRAGMATALAGGAATFAREAALLRPNRQALRCALTVNLVRDEAGEPEYFLCVGEDVTDRCRAGEALRQSLEDKELLLREVHHRVKNNLQVISSLFFLQAEVTDNAEAREALLESRARVTSMALVHEGLYRTGDFGRIELSDYVSRLTHQLESSIGGRGGVRFLLCLEPSHLSIEKAAPLGLLLNELLTNAIKHAYGPGEAGEVRVCLSRTPEGFRVMVADGGRGLPEGFAVEACQTLGMQLVINLTRQLHGALVAENQGGATFTLTFPV, encoded by the coding sequence GTGCGGACTTCGCCTCTAAGCCGGGTCGTTGGCCGCAGCCTGTTTGTGCGGCTGGTCGCGCCGGGGCTGGCTTTGCTGGCGCTTCTGGCCACGGCCACGGCGGGTCTGCAATGGCGGGCCATGGAGCGCGACAATGTCCGGCTGGCCAGGACCCTGGCCGCCTTTGTCTCGGCCTATCTGGACAACGCTTACGGCTCTCTTGAAGTTTTTGCCCGCCGCTTGCCGGACACCCAGGGCGCGGCCAGCGGCGAGGCCCTTGGGGAGTTGCTGCTTTTTTCGCCCTCCATGCGCCGGCTGCTCTGGATCGACGCCGCCGGGATGGTGGCCCAGACCGCCCCGGCGGGGCAGGCCGGGGCGGATTTCCCGCTCCAGTTCGACCGGCTGCGCGGCGAACGGCTCATGCTGTCGCGGCCGCTGCCCTCGCCCATGGACGGCCGGTTGTGCGTCTATCTCGGGGTGCGCGGTCCCAAGGGAACCATCTTGGCCGGCGAACTCGACCTGGGCGGGTTGGCCCAGCAGCTGCCGTCCATGGCCGGGATGCCGGACGCCCGGGTCATGGCCTGCGACGCCTACGGCAACCTCATCGTTCACCCGGAATCGCGGCTGGTGGCCGAACAGGCCAACATCGGCGATTCGCCGCTGTTCCTGGCGGCCAAGGCCGGGCAACGGCGGGTGGTCTATGCCCAGGGCGGGCGGCTGTGGCTGGGCACGGCCGGGAAGGCGGAACCCGGTGATTGGCTGGTGCTGCTTGCCGTGCCGGTCTGGGAACTGGTGGCCCCGGCGTTGTATCCCACGGGACTGCTTTTCGTGTTCATGGCCGGGGCCTTCGTGTTGACGTACGGGCTTTTGCGCAAGGAGTTGCGGGAGCGGGTGGAGGAGCCTTTGGCCCGGTTCGCGGCCAGCCTGCCCAAAAGCGTCGACGGGACCGAGGGATCGGCCCCTTTTGCCGAACTTTCCGTCTTTGAAGGGGCCTTTGACGAGATGGCCAAGGCGTTGGTCAAAAACGAGCGGCTTTTCCGGTCGTCCTTCGAGCAGGCGGCGGTGGGCATGGGCCATGCCGCGCCGGATGGGGCTTGGCTTCGGGTCAACGACCGGCTGTGCGGGCTGGCCGGGCGCGGCCGGGCGGAACTGCTGGCCGGCTCCCTGGACGGACTGGCCGACGGCGAGGACCGGGAGGCGCTACGGGCGGGCATGGCCACGGCCCTGGCCGGCGGCGCGGCGACTTTTGCCCGGGAGGCGGCGTTGCTGCGGCCGAACCGGCAGGCCCTTCGCTGCGCCCTGACCGTCAATCTGGTGCGCGACGAGGCCGGGGAACCGGAATATTTCCTGTGCGTGGGCGAGGACGTCACCGACCGCTGCCGGGCCGGCGAGGCCCTGCGCCAATCCTTGGAAGATAAGGAACTGCTGCTGCGGGAAGTGCACCACCGGGTGAAAAACAACCTGCAGGTCATTTCCAGCTTGTTTTTCCTGCAAGCCGAGGTCACGGACAATGCCGAGGCCCGGGAGGCGCTTCTGGAGAGCCGGGCCAGGGTGACTTCCATGGCCCTGGTCCACGAGGGGCTGTACCGTACCGGCGATTTCGGCCGCATTGAACTGTCCGACTACGTGTCGCGGCTGACGCATCAGCTGGAATCGTCCATCGGCGGCCGGGGCGGGGTGCGGTTTTTGCTGTGTCTGGAGCCGTCGCACCTGTCCATTGAGAAGGCCGCGCCGCTGGGGCTGTTGCTCAACGAACTGCTCACCAACGCCATCAAACACGCCTACGGCCCGGGCGAGGCCGGCGAGGTGCGGGTGTGTCTGTCCCGGACGCCGGAGGGCTTCCGGGTCATGGTGGCGGACGGCGGGCGGGGCTTGCCCGAAGGGTTTGCCGTGGAGGCCTGCCAGACGCTCGGGATGCAGCTCGTGATCAACCTGACCCGGCAGTTGCACGGCGCGCTTGTGGCCGAGAACCAGGGCGGCGCGACGTTTACCTTGACGTTTCCGGTGTAG
- the hydF gene encoding [FeFe] hydrogenase H-cluster maturation GTPase HydF has product MSETAAEKAPRGVRLVITFVGRRNAGKSSLINAVTGQDVAIVSDFAGTTTDPVAKPYELLPLGPVTLYDTAGLDDEGELGALRIAATRKVLWRTDIAVAVVDAAEGLGDPERKIIEDVRRLEIPFLVVFNKTDLAAPSPADLQWCREQGIAVVRASAADGTGATAVKEAIMALAPAESLREPVLCGDLFAPGETVVCVVPIDLAAPKGRLILPQVQVLREVLDGDGIAVTVKDRELEAALANLRQPPAVVITDSQVILKVSGDVPDDVPLTTFSTLFARYKGDLTTLAAGAAAIDNLRDGDVVLMAEACSHHVQSDDIGRVKIPRWISQYTGRDLTFEMHAGHDFPDDLERYALVVHCGSCMFGRMEMLRRIRECTRRGVPVTNYGVAISKVQGVLDRVLAPVMR; this is encoded by the coding sequence ATGTCTGAAACCGCCGCTGAAAAAGCCCCGCGCGGGGTGCGTCTGGTCATCACCTTTGTCGGGCGAAGAAACGCCGGCAAGTCGTCGCTCATTAACGCCGTCACCGGCCAGGACGTGGCCATCGTGTCCGATTTCGCCGGCACCACCACCGATCCCGTGGCCAAGCCCTACGAGCTGTTGCCGCTGGGGCCGGTGACGCTCTACGACACGGCGGGGCTGGACGACGAGGGCGAGCTTGGGGCGCTGCGCATCGCGGCCACGCGCAAGGTCTTGTGGCGCACGGACATCGCCGTGGCGGTGGTGGACGCGGCCGAAGGCCTGGGCGACCCTGAGCGCAAAATTATCGAAGACGTGCGGCGGCTGGAGATTCCGTTCCTGGTGGTTTTCAACAAGACCGACCTGGCCGCGCCGTCGCCGGCCGATCTGCAGTGGTGCCGCGAGCAGGGCATCGCGGTGGTTAGGGCCAGCGCCGCCGACGGAACCGGGGCCACCGCCGTCAAGGAGGCCATCATGGCCCTGGCCCCGGCTGAGAGTCTGCGCGAGCCGGTCTTGTGCGGCGATCTCTTCGCCCCGGGCGAGACGGTGGTCTGTGTTGTGCCCATCGATCTGGCCGCGCCCAAGGGCCGGCTGATCCTGCCTCAGGTGCAGGTGCTGCGCGAGGTCCTCGATGGCGACGGTATCGCCGTCACGGTCAAGGACCGGGAGCTGGAGGCGGCGCTGGCCAACCTGCGCCAGCCGCCGGCCGTGGTCATCACCGACTCCCAGGTGATCCTCAAGGTGTCGGGGGATGTGCCCGATGACGTGCCGCTGACCACCTTTTCCACGCTTTTTGCCCGCTACAAGGGCGATTTGACCACCCTGGCCGCCGGGGCGGCGGCCATCGACAACCTGCGCGACGGCGACGTGGTGCTCATGGCCGAGGCCTGCTCCCATCATGTCCAGTCCGACGACATCGGCCGGGTGAAGATTCCGCGCTGGATCTCCCAGTACACCGGCCGCGACCTGACCTTTGAAATGCACGCCGGGCACGACTTCCCGGACGATCTGGAGCGTTACGCCCTGGTGGTGCATTGCGGCTCGTGCATGTTCGGACGCATGGAGATGCTGCGGCGCATCCGCGAATGCACGCGACGGGGCGTGCCGGTAACCAACTACGGCGTGGCCATCTCCAAGGTGCAGGGCGTGCTGGACCGGGTGCTGGCGCCGGTCATGCGGTAG
- the hydE gene encoding [FeFe] hydrogenase H-cluster radical SAM maturase HydE — MQQAEIAKLLAGADDPGLFSAAAALTRENFGDEVYLRGVVEFSNHCRNNCRYCGLRVANTAVHRYRLSVEDVIACAGLARELSIGTIVIQSGDDFHYTRHDIARIVVEAKARADVAVTLSLGDRADDELLFWREHGADRYLLKVETFDEALYAQSRPGLTLADRLARLETLRRAGYEVGSGVITDLPGMTPEILANDLVRLAELDLDMIAVGPFVPHPATPYGDAPAGSILAAFRAMAVLRLLSPLANIPSTSALNALRDGAREQGLTLGANVVMPSLTPETVSPDYAIYPGKNAFRADARSRVEAAREAIRRVGRMPSTAVGGSKRRRHV; from the coding sequence ATGCAACAGGCTGAAATCGCCAAGCTGCTGGCCGGGGCCGACGATCCAGGACTTTTTTCCGCCGCCGCCGCCCTGACCAGGGAAAATTTCGGCGACGAGGTCTATCTGCGCGGGGTGGTGGAATTTTCCAACCACTGCCGCAACAACTGCCGCTACTGCGGCCTGCGCGTCGCCAACACGGCCGTGCACCGCTACCGCCTGTCCGTCGAGGACGTCATCGCCTGCGCCGGCCTGGCCCGGGAGCTGTCCATCGGCACCATCGTCATCCAGTCCGGCGACGATTTCCACTACACCCGCCACGACATCGCCCGCATCGTGGTCGAAGCCAAGGCCCGGGCCGACGTGGCCGTCACCTTGTCCCTGGGCGACCGGGCCGATGACGAGTTGCTGTTCTGGCGCGAGCATGGGGCCGACCGGTATCTGCTCAAGGTGGAGACTTTCGACGAAGCGCTGTATGCCCAAAGCCGGCCGGGCCTGACCCTGGCCGACCGGCTGGCGCGTCTGGAAACCCTGCGCCGGGCCGGCTACGAGGTCGGCTCGGGCGTCATCACCGACCTGCCCGGCATGACGCCGGAGATTCTCGCCAACGATCTGGTCCGGCTGGCCGAACTGGACCTGGACATGATCGCCGTGGGGCCTTTCGTGCCCCATCCGGCCACGCCCTACGGCGACGCCCCGGCCGGTTCGATCCTCGCCGCCTTTCGGGCCATGGCCGTGCTGCGCCTGCTTTCCCCCCTGGCCAACATCCCCTCGACCTCGGCCTTAAATGCCCTGCGCGACGGCGCGCGGGAGCAGGGGCTGACCCTTGGGGCCAACGTCGTCATGCCCTCGCTGACCCCGGAAACCGTCAGCCCGGATTACGCCATCTATCCCGGCAAGAACGCCTTTCGCGCCGACGCCCGCTCCCGGGTCGAGGCGGCGCGGGAGGCCATCCGCCGGGTGGGCAGGATGCCCTCCACCGCCGTGGGCGGTTCCAAAAGGAGACGCCATGTCTGA
- a CDS encoding PRC-barrel domain-containing protein, whose amino-acid sequence MSEHAFDVSLNAPVFAEDAKVGRVANVVVDPAHGRATFLVVREDALPNTLRLVSEKHLAAAGPDGVRLSCPPAKFAAMREYVLTEYYSPEYFLHMAEKEHCKLPMAPSSWTVERPATPAGSVALAGHEAVEATDGKVGKLDGVHLEAHTGRVIYLILRQGHLWGAREVAIPAGLVAGYADGVITLSVDKAAIAALPAL is encoded by the coding sequence ATGTCCGAACATGCCTTCGACGTGTCCCTTAACGCCCCGGTTTTCGCCGAAGACGCCAAGGTCGGGCGCGTGGCCAACGTCGTGGTCGATCCCGCCCACGGCCGGGCCACGTTTCTCGTGGTGCGCGAAGACGCCCTGCCCAACACCCTGCGCCTGGTCTCCGAAAAGCACCTCGCCGCCGCCGGCCCGGACGGCGTGCGCCTGTCCTGCCCGCCGGCCAAGTTCGCGGCCATGCGGGAATACGTGCTGACCGAGTACTATTCGCCCGAATACTTCCTCCACATGGCCGAAAAAGAGCATTGCAAGCTGCCCATGGCCCCGTCGAGCTGGACCGTGGAACGTCCGGCCACCCCGGCCGGTTCCGTGGCCCTGGCCGGCCACGAGGCCGTCGAGGCCACCGACGGCAAGGTCGGCAAGCTCGACGGCGTGCACCTGGAAGCCCATACCGGCCGCGTCATCTACCTCATCTTACGCCAGGGACACCTCTGGGGCGCGCGCGAGGTGGCCATCCCGGCCGGGCTGGTGGCCGGCTACGCGGACGGCGTCATCACGCTGTCCGTGGACAAGGCGGCCATCGCCGCGTTGCCGGCGCTGTAA
- the cls gene encoding cardiolipin synthase, protein MLFLILLSCHLIGAASAARALFTARSSQGAMAWVMAMITFPYLAVPLYWIFGRNRFQGYVASRRTGDKAVDAMAPKLHAVQAFPDPHAPGLPGLFPVLERLAELPFTAGNHVRLLIDGQATFEAIFAAIEAAEHYVLVQFFIIRDDDIGRELQKRLIAKARAGLAVYLLYDEIGSHSLSAAYLDELKNAGVQASPFNTTLGWRNRLQLNFRNHRKIVVTDGVAAFVGGHNVGDEYLGKSPRLGHWRDTHVRLDGPAVALVQLSFLEDWYWATRQTPALRWELAPAPGGDMPVLVLPTGPADDIESCDLFFFQAISAAQKRLWIVSPYFVPDREIISALQLAVLRGVDVRVMLPHKADHHMVYLASFSYLADLETLGVKFYRYQNGFLHQKVILVDDVMASVGTANCDNRSFRLNFELTLAVAHKGFIADVEAMLLEDFQHCLRATADDYVDRSVVFKTGVMVSRLFSPIL, encoded by the coding sequence GTGCTGTTTCTCATCCTCTTAAGTTGCCACTTGATCGGCGCGGCGTCCGCCGCCCGGGCGCTTTTCACGGCCCGCTCGTCCCAGGGAGCCATGGCCTGGGTCATGGCCATGATCACCTTTCCGTATCTGGCCGTGCCGCTCTACTGGATTTTCGGACGCAACCGTTTTCAGGGCTATGTCGCCTCGCGCCGGACCGGCGACAAGGCCGTGGACGCCATGGCCCCCAAGCTCCACGCCGTGCAGGCCTTCCCCGATCCCCATGCCCCGGGTCTGCCCGGGCTGTTTCCGGTGCTGGAGCGCCTGGCCGAGCTGCCCTTTACCGCCGGCAACCACGTGAGACTCCTTATTGACGGCCAGGCCACCTTCGAGGCCATCTTCGCCGCCATCGAGGCGGCCGAACACTATGTCCTGGTGCAGTTTTTCATCATCCGCGACGACGACATCGGCCGAGAACTGCAAAAACGGCTCATTGCCAAGGCCCGGGCGGGGCTGGCCGTCTATCTCCTGTATGACGAGATCGGCAGCCATTCCTTAAGCGCCGCGTATCTGGACGAACTCAAAAACGCCGGCGTCCAGGCCTCGCCCTTTAACACCACCCTGGGCTGGCGCAACCGGCTCCAGCTCAATTTTCGCAACCACCGCAAGATCGTGGTCACCGACGGCGTGGCGGCCTTTGTCGGCGGCCACAACGTGGGGGATGAATACCTGGGCAAAAGCCCGCGCCTGGGCCACTGGCGCGACACCCACGTGCGCCTGGACGGCCCGGCTGTGGCCTTGGTGCAGCTGTCTTTCCTGGAGGACTGGTACTGGGCCACGAGGCAGACCCCGGCCCTGCGCTGGGAGCTGGCCCCGGCTCCGGGCGGCGACATGCCGGTGCTGGTCTTGCCCACCGGTCCGGCCGACGACATCGAATCCTGCGACCTCTTTTTCTTTCAGGCCATTTCCGCCGCCCAAAAACGCCTGTGGATCGTCTCGCCCTATTTCGTGCCCGACCGTGAGATCATCTCGGCCCTGCAGCTGGCCGTGCTGCGCGGCGTGGACGTGCGGGTGATGCTGCCCCACAAGGCCGACCACCACATGGTTTACCTGGCCTCGTTTTCCTATCTGGCCGATCTCGAAACCCTGGGCGTCAAGTTCTACCGCTACCAGAACGGCTTTTTGCACCAGAAGGTCATCCTGGTGGACGACGTCATGGCCAGCGTGGGCACGGCCAACTGCGACAACCGGTCGTTTCGCCTCAATTTCGAACTGACCCTGGCCGTAGCCCACAAGGGCTTCATCGCCGACGTGGAAGCCATGCTGCTGGAAGATTTCCAGCACTGCCTGCGGGCCACGGCCGACGACTACGTCGACCGCTCGGTGGTTTTCAAAACCGGCGTCATGGTCAGCCGCCTGTTCTCGCCCATCCTGTGA
- a CDS encoding Mor transcription activator family protein: MREAELEATLAQSLGAEAARAALDALIAAWGGCRLDIPNGTASRKRRRDAEIRRRHRDGADLFALRDQYGLSDRHLRRILYPAPAPERCLRAGGGVS; the protein is encoded by the coding sequence ATGCGTGAAGCCGAGTTGGAGGCCACATTGGCGCAAAGCCTGGGAGCCGAGGCGGCCCGGGCCGCCCTGGACGCCCTGATCGCCGCCTGGGGCGGTTGTCGGCTGGACATTCCCAACGGGACCGCGTCCCGCAAACGCCGGCGTGACGCCGAGATCCGGCGACGGCACCGCGACGGCGCGGACCTTTTCGCCCTGCGCGACCAGTACGGACTGTCCGACCGCCATTTGCGGCGCATCCTGTACCCGGCCCCCGCGCCCGAACGTTGCCTGCGGGCAGGAGGGGGGGTGTCCTGA
- a CDS encoding XRE family transcriptional regulator: protein MPPRLGHNPAMMRDACPAAASPESGFRTEEDHFFWKALVELAAAQEASQGELAAFAGASQGYVSKILAGKQAPKPALRRRLAAFFGLSYEDMLAFGRQRLDAAPYLAEEGVSRRCQVREPAYGGSEAAGRGGETLRAMLRDLHAREDRQSAYTEVPLREATASMGGGSTETGDRTLSYLSFRTDWIRSKGNPEYMTVIRAFGDSMEPTIADGSVVLIDEGRRQFVKNKVYYLRYNGQMYIKRLVDAGGRLGIASDADANVLLVSDADDFEIIGRCVWTARELD from the coding sequence TTGCCTCCCCGACTGGGGCACAATCCGGCCATGATGCGCGACGCCTGTCCTGCCGCCGCCTCCCCGGAGTCCGGGTTTCGGACCGAGGAGGATCATTTTTTCTGGAAGGCGCTGGTGGAGCTGGCCGCCGCCCAGGAAGCCAGCCAGGGCGAGCTGGCCGCCTTCGCCGGGGCCAGTCAGGGCTACGTGAGCAAGATCCTGGCCGGCAAGCAGGCCCCCAAGCCGGCCCTGCGGCGGCGGCTGGCCGCCTTTTTCGGGTTGTCCTACGAAGATATGCTGGCCTTTGGACGCCAACGCCTGGACGCCGCTCCCTACCTGGCCGAGGAGGGGGTGAGCCGACGCTGCCAGGTGCGCGAGCCGGCCTACGGCGGGAGCGAGGCGGCGGGGCGCGGCGGCGAGACGCTGCGCGCCATGCTGCGTGACCTGCACGCCCGGGAGGACCGCCAGTCGGCCTACACCGAGGTGCCCCTGCGCGAGGCCACGGCCTCCATGGGCGGGGGGTCCACCGAAACCGGCGACCGCACCCTGAGCTATCTAAGCTTCCGCACCGACTGGATCCGCTCCAAGGGCAACCCCGAGTACATGACCGTCATCCGGGCTTTTGGCGACAGCATGGAACCCACCATCGCCGACGGCTCGGTGGTGCTCATTGACGAGGGACGCCGCCAGTTCGTCAAAAACAAAGTCTACTACCTGCGCTACAACGGCCAGATGTACATCAAGCGCCTGGTAGACGCCGGGGGCCGCCTCGGCATCGCCTCGGACGCCGACGCCAACGTGCTGCTCGTGTCCGACGCCGACGACTTCGAGATCATCGGCCGTTGCGTCTGGACCGCCCGGGAATTGGACTGA